A single window of Micromonas commoda chromosome 6, complete sequence DNA harbors:
- a CDS encoding predicted protein, translated as MSSSTSNEGSHLTVLVKEDEDEEDVNPFADPSLTAASVHDVVPKGASSGEIPRPRLEEKPRDPYAPPDNLSGLFGFGGGHVAASFSSHYRVEDETGMLGEGTIDDEALARKARELDKKEAELRVREDAYDEISATLEKRPNWPSCRPVLYHDIRAEVAEENRGMVTAAYMTWMLASFGYCLNFLVITLNFTIGGSGIGDWFFACLFAAAGVPISFQTWYRVLYNAGKRTRHNMFTSAQYIRFFVHFFFHFLMVVWMLASIPVVGTMCAGVITTMLIFSNADGAWDEFVGFLSFLNVLVWAAVGFSSLYVGGRAMTRFRTGGGPADVRRGVQFSGALIR; from the coding sequence atgtcgtcctcgacgagcaaCGAAGGCTCGCACCTTACAGTTTTGGTCaaggaggatgaggatgaggaggatgTCAATCCTTTCGCGGATCCCTCCCTCACGGCCGCGAGCgtgcacgacgtcgtccccaAGGGAGCTTCCTCCGGGGAGATaccgaggccgaggctggaAGAAAAGCCGAGGGACCCCTACGCGCCGCCGGACAATCTCTCCGGGTTGTttggcttcggcggcggccacgtcgcggcgtcgttctcgtccCATTACCGCGTCGAAGATGAAACCGGAatgctcggcgagggcacGATCGACGATGAGGCCTTAGCCAGGAAGGCTCGAGAACTGGACAAAAAGGAGGCTGAGCTTCGCGTGAGAGAGGATGCGTATGATGAGATTTCCGCCACACTGGAGAAAAGGCCCAACTGGCCATCCTGCCGCCCTGTGCTCTATCATGACATTCGAGCCGAGGTGGCCGAAGAGAATCGGGGTATGGTGACCGCAGCGTACATGACATGGATGCTCGCGAGCTTCGGATACTGCCTCAATTTTTTAGTCATCACCCTAAACTTTACCATCGGCGGGTCGGGCATCGGGGACTGGTTTTTCGCTtgcctcttcgccgccgcgggagttCCGATATCGTTTCAGACGTGGTATCGGGTTCTGTACAACGCGGGAAAGAGAACACGACACAACATGTTCACGTCCGCGCAATACATTCGATTCTTCGTCCACTTTTTTTTTCATTTTTTGATGGTGGTCTGGATGCTAGCGTCTATACCCGTGGTTGGAACCATGTGCGCCGGGGTTATAACGACGATGCTCATATTTTCGAACGCGGATGGGGCCTGGGACGAGTTTGTCGGTTTCCTCTCCTTCCTGAACGTCCTCGTCTGGGCCGCCGTCGGATTCTCGAGTCTGTACGTGGGAGGTCGAGCGATGACCCGGTTCCGCACGGGAGGGGGCCCGGCGGACGTTCGACGCGGGGTTCAATTCTCGGGCGCACTCATTCGCTGA
- a CDS encoding predicted protein, translating into MNSLSIATTANAVRLAGKTAPPRQRSRVPVPGRFVGTSSSLRRSLTLGAGARRRASLVVNAEGSSSVDVVSPDVESDAVPDVAPIGAAEGYVKLAKCLDAIKDLPPSERAEAAENATGTVRSVLNGMKAAGETSRWDCYPELTRRNIFPNELNQMGVKNSSQIGQPNNTNDFNFIVGVTMSTSFLALIVGATLPGDWGAFGSYLIGGISLAVLAVGSTAPGLLQVAIDRFARISPEYRNRIARHEAAHFLVGYMLGVPVAGYSLGLGAAHTDFLEAKLERKVYGKIAISEKTMLPLACVSMAGVAAEALAFEDVRGQEADLRDLQRILNKAEPKLSDQSQQQVTRWAVWQAASMLKRHEASFDALTRAMEEGASVADCLKVIEAAPKPQ; encoded by the coding sequence ATGAACTCCTTGAGcatcgcgacgaccgcgaacgccgtccgcctcgccggaaagaccgcgccgccgcgtcagaggtctcgcgtccccgtccccggacGTTTCGTGggcacctcctcctcccttcGTCGCTCCTTGACGCTCGGTGCCGGCGCCaggcgccgcgcctccctggtcgtcaacgccgagggctcctcctccgttgATGTCGTGTCTCCCGACGTCGAGTCCGACGCCGtgcccgacgtcgcgcccatcGGAGCCGCCGAGGGTTACGTGAAGCTCGCGAAGTgcctcgacgccatcaagGATCTTCCGCcgtccgagcgcgcggaggcggccgagaACGCGACCGGGACCGTGCGCTCGGTGCTGAACGGCATGAAGGCTGCGGGCGAGACCTCGCGATGGGACTGCTACCCCGAGCTGACCCGGCGCAACATCTTCCCCAACGAGTTGAACCAGATGGGAGTGAAGAACAGCTCGCAGATTGGCCAACCCAACAACACCAACGACTTCAACttcatcgtcggcgtcaccATGTCCACCTCCTTCCTGGCtctcatcgtcggcgccaccCTGCCCGGCGACTGGGGCGCCTTCGGATCGTACCTCATCGGCGGcatctccctcgccgtcctcgccgtgggGTCCACCGCACCCGGCTTGCTCCAGGTGGCCATCGACCGATTCGCGCGTATATCTCCGGAGTATCGCAACCGCATCGCCAGgcacgaggcggcgcactTCTTGGTGGGGTACATGCTCGGCGTGCCCGTGGCGGGCTACTCCTTGGgtctcggcgcggcgcacaccGATTTCCTGGAGGCGAAGCTGGAGCGCAAGGTGTACGGCAAGATTGCCATCAGCGAGAAGACGATGCTCCCGCTGGCGTGCGTGTCCATGGCGGgagtggcggcggaggccctGGCGTTCGAGGACGTGAGGGGACAGGAGGCGGATCTCAGGGATCTGCAGCGCATCCTCAACAAGGCGGAGCCCAAGCTGAGCGATCAGTCGCAACAGCAGGTGACCAGGTGGGCGGTGTGGCAGGCGGCGAGCATGTTGAAGCGACACGAGGCGtccttcgacgcgctcacgagggcgatggaggagggtGCGAGCGTCGCTGATTGCTTAAAGGTCATCGAGGCGGCCCCGAAGCCCCAGTAG